aggtgcatgggctgagactcaaaccctggtctccttgATGGcggatgagaattctaccactgacctaccttTGCACcccaatgcattttttttttttttttttacatgggcaggcaccgggaatcgaacctgggtcctctggcatggcaggcaagcattcttgcctgctgagccaccgtggcccaccccatttgTTTTTGATGACACAAAATCTCCTCCTTACCTTGTCTTCCCAGCTAGGAAGTTCCTCTTTTATGTGCTTTTCTCAGTATGAAGAAGTTAGAGAAACAGGGCTTTAGAAATGTCATGAAAGTTCATAAGACTCACTTTTGTTTGCGAGGACAAATTAATTTGCTGCCAGTAGACAAAGAAAAGTTGCATGTGTCACAGATGAGTGTGTGGTGTCAGCCAGCATCCCTCTGAAGTCATCCTAGGAGGTGGTGTGTGCTGTTTTTCGGAACTACTGAGAGAGGTGTAGACTGGTGTGGTTGGTAAAACATCATGGCTCCTTCCTCTAATGCCCCGTGGCCTCCCACTTCTACTCCCGTGTCCCACTCAGGTTTGCTTTGATCAACTAACAGTGCTAGAGAAGGGCACTGTCTCTGCTCGCTTCTCTCAAAAGCAGAACTTTAGTATGCTTCTTCTAGAATATTAAACTATTTGATATctcataaaggaaaaaagttcATGTGTGATaagtggcaaaaaataaaaaagaaaaaagaaggtttTTGACAATATTAACCTTCTTTACAGCATCCTATGTTTAGCTCATGAGTAAAGCATAGCATAGGTcaagcgtttttttttttttaacctttcatgTACAATTTGAAGCAGTGAATGAGTTTTAACTAAAGAATTTGGATTCTTTCTCCATTCTGGTGACCAAAATGGAGTCTCCCTGGACTATGCAATGAAGGAAAGTAGTAAGAGTCCAGtaaaagatgaaataatatatcttctttgatcATGCCAATACTAGCCCCAGTTAGAGGAAGGCAGATTTGATAACTAAGCTATAATTTTTATCTCTATCTGGAACTTGATTGCTTGGTATAATGCTctgttaattgttttttaaaaagactcaTTACCTCTTGAGAATCTTAAGTACATAAAACATTCAGATCAAAGAAGCAGACTAATTTTAATATCAACTGTACAAGGATAACCACAGATCATTGTAtgaatttcttctcttccaaCTATAGAGTAAGCAGAAGCATGCTCGAGAGCTTTTGATGATAttctaaaaaagtttttatttttaaaatattctttttatagtGGCGCATATAATGTGTGATGCTAGAACTCGTGGGGTAGGGGACTACTATTGTTCTACTATTGTTTTAGGGTTTTTAAGGACAGCAGCATCTAGGAATTGAGAAatcaaacaaaaaggaaaggaacacAACATTTATTGCAGACCCACAAAATGTCAAACGTTGTGCTGATGCCTCACATAAAAagattgatattttttattttagagaaaatgaAGGAAGGTATAGTGAGGTTAACCGACGGGCGCCAAAGACTTAGCCCATGTGTGCTGTGGAAATGAGATTTGTTTCCGCATCTTGGGAGTCTATCAGACTTCATGCTACAAAAACTCCGTGAGATAATTTGTCTGACATTTTCTAGATTAACACTCTGAAGTTCCCATCTTTAGTGCTGTACATTGCTGGTTACTTTCCATGCCAGTTTCAAGCCATAAGAATCTGTTTTGGCCCTTGTGATATAGAATTTTCTCATAATTTTGAAGCCAGCCCCCTGAGTTTCCAGATGTCCTAAGTGATAAACTTTCGTATTTGGCTACTGTATAACCACATCGAACTCAGTGAAATGCAATCAGCAGTGGCTACATTTTCATGCTATgtgttctttctgttttcttgctgTTGCACTCCATGGCTGCCTATCCTAAATGTGAAAAGATGCAAAGGTGTCAGTGACTTACAGGAGGAATTCGtagttgctttatttatttattttttcattttatacttttaatttagTAGATGCAACTTCTAAGTTTGTCTCCTGAATGTTTTCGTTCAATATGGGAAgtaatcaaaattggaaagttaATTAAAATAGTTGCCCAACTCTCTTCTTTCTTAGGGATCTAGATGTGAACCTGCTGGCAGAGAGGGAGATGAAAAAGTCTAGGGCCAGAGAGTACCTGAAATACTACTGACTTTCTTTCTTCTACTGTCTAAACCTTGAGTTTCAACCCTCCTCAGGCTGCTTCAACCTGGTGACTCAGGGTGGGTAACATTTCTGGGAGAAGAATTCTGCCCCTGTTTCTACTTCTTAGTAgaattccttctcatttcctAAATGGTGCCTTTTTGCCTTAAATAAATTTGTTGGACTTTTGCTTATAGTACCTGTTCATGAACTCAGCTAATTGTAATTTCTTTATCAGTAAAAGGAGGATACTAATGGTATACTACTTCATAGTACTGTTACAAAGATTACATAATTTACGTAATGTGTTTAGGATTATTATGCCTGGTGCCTAATAAAcagttaataaattttaaattgtaattataatttttttttgagtctAGCAAGATCTCTACCTGTATCTTTTTGGGAAATAACCAGACTTCCTTGTGTTGGCAGAGTTCTAACTGATTCTGTAAGCTTCCCTCTGTTAGCTCATCATAGCTAACACTGGTAAACTAGTATAAGGCAGGTATGTTTGTGAACTTTGAGTTTGAAGACTAAACAGGAATTGAGACACAGTTTCTTGCTTCCAGTTTGATTATTATGTTCATTTCCTACCTGGACACTAATCACAGATGGGAAACAAAGAAGAGAATGTGGTCTTAACTGTATTTCAGAAAACCAGTTTTCTTAACTTAGATTTTTTGATTTGTAAAGCACCATGCATGGCTTTAAACCTCTTGGGAAAGGATTTATCAAATTTCAGGCTGGGTATGCCAGGCAGCAGTACTACTATGTCATCTTGACATTACATGCTACACTTACTTTCTCTTGTATTCTGTAATTTTTAACTGGTGTCTGGGTTTCTATTGGAGAATTGGGAGGAGTACCTATTGGCAACATGTTGATGAATAAAATGTATCTTGAAATATCAGAACTGAAATGATATTCAGTACAGACCATTTATGCATAACGACCAGTTAAGAATTCAATCAAACACTTATAAACTGCAATTTAAAATACtcatccaatttatttatttactttcatgtATTGCTTTTTATCTACTCATGGGAGAAAACCATATTTCCTGTATTTGTACATATATAGTTGCTTCCACTTCTGAGGGAGGAATCACCAAAAATTTGGTCAAATACAGCCTATTGAATGTCTAAAATGGATTATGCACTGAagccattttttttaagatatgaaAGAGAAATTCCTTTTTAGGTAACATAGTAAGGAGCTTCCTTGAAAATAGGAACAGTATTTTAGTCATTTTTcagtttattacttttttctcccCTCAACTATTCAAgtcattccagaaaagaaattagCATTTAGAGTGGCAAGACAAATTTTGAGTAACTAAAAACAGTGTTCTCCTACCAACACCTAACTTTTAAATAGGATAAATGTAGATATATCGCTATATGAATCATAACTGCAAGGAATACGATGAATCACAGCAAATTTTCTGttccaaatatatacatatatattttttaaaaaagatgactGGTCATTGAGTGCCATACAACAAAGCATGCTATACAATTCTGCCTTGACTGGGGACAGAACCACATAGTGTCATCTGGACTTTATGGCTGGGGTACAGGGCAAGgtgctcctttctctctctctctctctctctctctctctctctctcctggatttttcttatttgtgGGACTAATGCCTGAAAGTCATGCTCTGTCAAGGACAAGCAACCAATTTTCCTCAAAAGAACAAGTTAGTGGATTCTCATTGATACACGATGCCATAACAACTAAAATAGTGCCTACTTAGCTCTGGCAACAGTTCTGGACTGACTTGGACTTCTGCTTTTATACCAGAGGAGAAAAACTCAGAGTTCAAATAAAATCTAAGATTAAGCAAAGTGTCAGACTTCACATTGAGTGAAAAGGGCTGTTAATGACCATTGACCCTGCGTATACAGTTTGCATTCTAATTAGAAAATTGATAACGAAGGACAATTTTATATTACtttggaacttttttttaaacaccccaaatagcttttaaaacaatgaaagcaAGTTATATACAACTAACAATATGCTTTCCGTGCTTACTGATTCCTACTTGACTTTGGTCTTTGAAGATGCGTTTGCTTATATGGGTGCATACATGACTAACAGTTCAAAGTATTTGTATTTGAGATTATATTTTCGAAAATTATTATTTGCGCTTTATTTCAGCCATGCAATCTCTGGAAAGTGTAAGATTTGAAGTCACTTTTACCAGCTAAGCTATACCATAGATCTACAATGTCTGCTGCTGCCATTTTGTATGTAGCTGTTCAATGCTAGGTGTTCGAGTTAGTCCTGGGAATGCAGATAGGAAACAAATACTGCTCCACCTCTCTTTACCATTGACCAGCTCAGGACCTAATCACTGATTCTTCACTTGCTACGATTAGGAGTTCCGTCACAGAGCTCTTTACTTCAACACTGCAGCCTCGCTTTGTTTTCCTACGTGACGAGTaactccttttttgttttgtcttgttttgtgtttttgctACAGAACTCCAAGATGGGAGGCAAGCTCAGCAAGAAGAAGAAGGGTTACAACGTGAACGACGAGAAAGCCAAGGACAAAGACAAGAAGGCTGAAGGAGCAGGGACAGAAGAGGAGGGAACCCCGAAGGAGAACGAGACCCCGGAGGCTGCAGAGACCACAGAGGTGAAGGGGGGCgaggagaagccagagaaggacGCCCAGGCCCCTGCAAACAAGACCGAAGAAAAGGAAGGGGACAAAGACACAGCTGTGGCCAAGGAAGAAGCCCCGAAGGCAGAGCCCGAGAAGATGGAGGGGACAGGGGAGGCCAAACCGGAAGCCCCGAAGGATACGGAGGTAGAGCAGGTCGCAGCCTCTGCCCCTGCAGCCGGCGGCGATGCGCCTAAAGCTTCCGAGGCCAGTGCTGACCCCAAGGCGGAAGCCACGGCGCCAGCCAAGGTGGATGAGAAGAGCAAGGAGGAAGGGGAACCCAAAAAGACTGAGGCTCCCGCAGCTCCGGCCACCCAGGAAACGAAAAGTGACGGGGCCCCAGCTTCAGACTCAAAATCTAGCAGCACTGAGGCTGCCCCATCTTCCAAGGAGACCCCGGCAGCCACAGAAGCACCTAGTTCTACACCTAAGGCTCAGGCCCCCGCAGCCCCAGTGGATGAGGTTAAACCTGCTGAGGCCCCAGCAGCTAATTTGGATCAATCTGTAGCAGTGAAAGAGTAACAAGGACAGcctatggaaaaaataataataataataccacattaataaaacaacctgtttctctctctcattctctcgctctctctttctctctctgctatACTAACTCGTTTCGAATTGGAAGTAATGATATGTATTGcccaagggaaaaataaaggatGCTGTCCCAtcaagggagggagggggaggggagaatcCAAATAGTATTTTTGTGGGGAAATATCTAATATACCTTCAGTCAACTTTACCAATAAGTCCTGGATTTTAACGATCAATGTCTGAAAGTACAGTATACCTTCTGTACCTGAACTGCTGTTCCATGCCCTCCATCGCTAAGATCTGAGTAGCTTTTCTTCTGCATTGGGGACTGGGAGCAATGTGTTTCATTCTGCCCACAGGGCCTGTGCCAAGGCAATCAGATCTTTATGAAAGCAGtattttctgtgtcttctttttaatttacagcctttcttattttgatatttttttaatgttgtggATGAATGCCAACTTTCAGACAGAGCCCACTTAGCTTGTCCACATGTATCTCAACGCCAATCCTCCATCCTTCCTCTCCAGATATTTTTGGGAATGACAAACATTCTCTCACCCTACTTAGCCTACCTAGATTTCTCATGACGAGTTAATGCATGTCCGTGGTTGGGTGCACCTGTAGTTCTGTTTATTGGTcagtggaaatgaaaaaaaaaaaaaaagtctgcgtTCATTGCAGTTCCAGTTTCTCTTCCATTCTGTGTCACAGACACCAACACACCACTCATTGggaaatggaaaatacaaataaaaaaaaaacaacaaaaaaatgtacaATGGATGCATTGAAATTATATGTAATTGTATAAATGGTGCAACAGTAATAAAgttaaacaattaaaatgaagTGATGAACACTATTGGTTTTCTTTTACTCGGCCTTCCCTCTCCCGCTGATAACTACCTCAGTAGAGAATCGGGAAATGTATTGGGCCTTTTGCTGGGtttattcagaaagaaaatataagttgGGCCCTCAACTTTTTGTGTGCATTACTTGTGTAAAAAAAAAGCTGGATCCGTAAATGATAAATTATCTTGGAAGAGGTTAAGCTGAAAATCTCCTATGTCTATGAATGTGCACCCTGTAAAAATGTGGGtgcaattaatatatttaaaaagaacaggTGTTTTGAATGAAACACATCAAAAGACAATGATAGTACTGATTCTGAAGGCtgggaagaaaataattataagctCTAACAACAACAAGTCAAGTGTATGCAAATTGTGGAAACAGCAACGATCATTTTATCCTATCCCTTTTTCTATCATGCTTGTGATAGAGATAGGAAAAGGGGGCTCGAGTGCTGTGAGGGAGGTGATGACACTGCAGCGGTGTGAAAACAGGATTTGCCTTTATGGTGACTGGATTCTCTGGCTTTGTCACTAATGACTAGTGGGACATAAAAATCACTTCTAACCTCTCCCTGTCTTCCCTGCTTTACCTCCACAGGGGTTTAGACAATGATTTATTAGGCAAGGAGGCCCCATTCAGTTCTGAAATATTTAGTAGTTTCATATGTGCCTGGTGACAATTTTGTATCGGGGTGGAGAGGAATGTACCAACAGATGAGATGCCACCTCCATGCCTTGATTTCTCCTGCAAAACTTGAATAGTGGCCATTGGTTCACTCGGGTTCCAGAAAGACAGCAAAGAGTGCACATCAATTCcttaaggccaaaaaaaaaaagtgtttcttggTTCTTGGGTAGCAATCTGGGTATTTTCTAATTGGATATTGGAAACCAAATCTCAGATATAGAGcacttttaaaaatgagcttACCCTTACCACTCCCAAGATTTTCCATGCTTGACTCAGGTTCATGTCAGGTTTTGGGGGTTTCACGCTTATAGGAAATTTCCTATGGAATTTGTAGAGGCCAACATACTGGAGTTAATTTCCAAAGGGACATAGCAATACAGTGAAGGAGGCTGCGTCTGGTTTCACTTTTATGGGCCACATTACCATATGGttaaacaacaaaggaaaaaaaatcctccagTTATCTTCCAAGTAGTCTGTGGTCTGGACCACTCCTTAAGATGTTGCCAGTGGATGGCattgaggaagaagaaatggtGAAACTAACCATTAGGCAAATATTATACGGTTGGGTTCAATTCGTAACTATGAATTTGGCACTTTTGATTCTTGTTTCTATGGTGAAAGAAATTTGCACTCAATGGTTGGATGCACAGCAAACAAGAAATATGTCAACACATTAACCACCAAGCGACTGTTTTAGGTTTGAAAAATAGCAGGGGAATGTCCCGATTGTTACCTCTGTGTCCTAGCATGAATAAAGTAGCTTAGAGCCGGGTGTGGGGATAACATATTCAACGAACCATAGAGAACATTTATATAGTTACCATTATTGAATACTGTACATTTCTTGCAGAAAAATGTGCTTTGGTGGAAGCAGTAGGTTATATATTtactgtctttttacttccttccCATAGCTAAAAAAATCACTAGGGGTTTTGGTGACTAGAACAATCAAATCAGCCTCCTGGGTTAGCATTTTTTTGCTATAGATTGCCATTTAAGGATAAAGGAAGCTAAGGAGACATTTTTCTCAGTTTATTTACACTTAGGATAGTTGGGTAAAGTGTAGGAGGATTGGAATCATATACGCATACATTTCTAAATCCATTTAATTGTCCAAGCAATGAAGAATACCAGAGATGATGTCACTAAGACATTTAAATCAGAATTTAACCTAAACATGGTTCGTGACATCTAATTTTATCATACACAAGAAAAAAGCTTAAGACGTAATGTGTATATTCAGCAGGAAATGGAATCTATGTGAGGATAAATGAATCAGCCAGGGAGGTTCCAACATGCCATCTCCAAGCCTTGGTTTCCTGATTTCCTCCATACCTTGATTATGTTCCTGACTCAGCCAGGGAGGTAAAAATTGGGCACCCATGTTAAGTCTGGATTAATCTAGATCATCCCTTCTATACGCACAAtttaaaatgaagagaagggaatgcACAGGCTGTGCAGAACAGGTAAGTAGAGCTATTCAGGAAGTCCCCACATACCTGGCTCGCCAACTCACATATCCAACATCTTGGTGAAGAGTGAAGGATTTAAGAGCCTGACGCTTGTTGGGTGCCTCTGTGCCCAGCAGATGGAGGGATCTAGGAGGGTGAACAATTAACCCAGTAAGGACTTCAGGCTTGTCGTTGTCTCTGTGTGTGCTTAATGTGTTTCCTTGCCAGCCTCCATCCTGAAAGAAACCATCTTCAGCCTGTCCCTGGCCATAGGGGCGCTATTCATGGACGTGTTTGCTTTCCTTCTGAAGACTTAACTTAAAGTCATTAAATGAAATCCAATATCTTCATTGAAACACATGGCATACCCATTAATGTTAACAGAGGTGGCTATTGTGACACTGATCTTATGTTCCTCTATAGTTATAAAACTGAATATCAAATTTCTGTCAAGTTTCATTTAGGGAAAAAACTTTATAAAACTGATAAATTGATAGAAGTTTCCATTTTGGTGTTACCCAACTTTTTGTCTGAGGATTGATGAGATGAATGTCCATCCTATTGATTTCCAGTCTGCCTTTTGAGGGTAACAGGCACTTATTTGAGCTTCATAGTTAACGAATTTGCACAATGATAAAAACTGGGTACTGGGAagtaattttaagaatatatgaATTAGTGCCACCTGTAGGGTTCATCAGGTGAGATTTTTTAAGGcgtttttaatgtgaaatatatataccaaaaaatgccgtaattttcaaagtacagtttaacaactagttacagaacagatttcagggtttggtatgggttaccattccacatttgtgattcagcagtcagtcatacttgtttgttaaatcctgtcttctctgttataactcctccttttatCCTACTCCTAATCTGTAGGGGGCTTGGTTTatgtaatttataaaaaaaaggcaaaatgtgcTTGATTTCTGACCTGTTTGGTGTACtcaataatttgcattttaaatatttggctCAGGGGTTGCTATTtgtccagcaaaaaaaaaaaagtgcctcccccccccccccccgttttttAAACCCCATATGCTAAGGGGAAACTAAAAAGGGTAAAATAGGGAGTTTTTTCATGAAGGTATATCTCTTTGATGTAAAAACCCTATCCCTTTTTATGAGCATATATGCTTCCTGCCTTTTAAATCGCAGAAATTGTGTTAGTCTGTGAAATCCCAAAGTCCAGGAACCTATGTTTTAGCAGATTTCTccaagtttttctcagtcccctaTTTTTTCAAGAGCTAGTTTTAATTCTGAAGCTTGTGCTTCCATTCATGTACATATTTAAGTAAATTCTttgattcagtttcttttttaagaaaacaattttattcacacaccatccaACCCATCCTAAGAGTAGAATCAGTGGCTctcggtataatcacatagttatgcattcactgcTGCAGTcagtatgagaacattctcatttcttctttagaAAGAAAATCCCGTACTCTTTATATCCcctattactgacatttagcttggGTATAGTGCcattattacaattaatgaaagaatattacaatgttactgttaactgtagaccttagtttacattaattgtgtTTTATCCCTTATACTGTCCTATTATTAATACGTTGTGATAGT
This region of Tamandua tetradactyla isolate mTamTet1 chromosome 9, mTamTet1.pri, whole genome shotgun sequence genomic DNA includes:
- the BASP1 gene encoding brain acid soluble protein 1, producing MGGKLSKKKKGYNVNDEKAKDKDKKAEGAGTEEEGTPKENETPEAAETTEVKGGEEKPEKDAQAPANKTEEKEGDKDTAVAKEEAPKAEPEKMEGTGEAKPEAPKDTEVEQVAASAPAAGGDAPKASEASADPKAEATAPAKVDEKSKEEGEPKKTEAPAAPATQETKSDGAPASDSKSSSTEAAPSSKETPAATEAPSSTPKAQAPAAPVDEVKPAEAPAANLDQSVAVKE